The Candidatus Scalindua japonica DNA segment CTATGGTCAGCAGCACAAGCATTATGTCTACAAACGGGATAATATTAATTGAATTGAATTCCTCATCTTCCATCATTTTTTATCTCCCACTCCATCAAGATGACCTTTGCCTTTCTCAGGAGAAAGTTATGTAGGGCTACGGAAGGAATCGCAACAAGCAGGCCGATTGCCGTGGCCTTGAGAGCGAGAGCAAGTCCAGTCATAATCTTGCCTGTTTCCATATACCCTTCTTCTCCTATATTGTAGAAGGTAAACATTATACCCAATACCGTACCCAGTAAACCGATGTAAGGGGCGTTGCTGCCGATAGTGGCAATTAAGTGGATTTTCCTCGTAAGCGCGAGTTCCAGTGATTTTCTCTTAGTGAAATCGTCTGATCTAATATTCCTGTATACCAGGAATCTTTCGATTGCAATAGAAAGAGATACAATACTCATAAAGATCAGGAACCCGATGATTCCATAATCAACAAACAATTTAGTTAATTCCATTACGCCTCCTGTATTTAGTTAATTCCTTGCCTGCCATTAGCAGGGTAGAGTATCTCCGTTTCACTCAGAATGTCATCATAGTAACAAATGTGTCATTTTCTGCCGGAAGACGGGTGAGCGAAACGGAAAATATAACTTGTTTAAAATGTGAAATCTACTCCGACAAATTACAATCTTTATACATAAGGAGCATATAACTCATGTTTATAAAAAAATTC contains these protein-coding regions:
- the exbB gene encoding TonB-system energizer ExbB, with product MELTKLFVDYGIIGFLIFMSIVSLSIAIERFLVYRNIRSDDFTKRKSLELALTRKIHLIATIGSNAPYIGLLGTVLGIMFTFYNIGEEGYMETGKIMTGLALALKATAIGLLVAIPSVALHNFLLRKAKVILMEWEIKNDGR